ATGTCACCAGGTCGGAATCATTTCagatgtagccttttcagatgaGTTTCTTTCACGTAGCAATATATGCATGaagtgtctttgtgtgtgtgtggcctgatggttctttttttttttttttttaatcactgaataatattccatcgtgcaCATTACCACAGCTTTTATCCATTCCTcgattgaaggacatcttggtggcTTCCAACTTTTGGCAGTTAggaaataaagctgctataaattcATATGCTCAGGTTTTGGGGGGGAGGATATGTTTTCAGCTCatgtgggtaaatacccaggaacACGATTACTGGAGGATATGATAAACCTATTCTAGCTTCATGAAAAATTGCCAACCTTCTTTCAGAAAAAATTGCCGAACCATCTTCCCACGTGGCAGGACCATTTTGCGTTCCCCCCAGCAAGAAATGAGAATTCCTCCGCATCTTCTCTAGCATCTGGTGTGGTCAGTGTTTGGGATTTTGGCCCTTCTAATAATTACGGAGGGGTACCTCACTGCTGTTctaattccctaatgacataatgtgttgagcatattttcatatgctaatcTGTCATCTCTTATGTGCTCTTGGGTGAGATCTTTTTAAGTCACTGTTGGGATGGTAAGTCCACCCCTATTCTGCCACTCACCACAGATAGATAAGACACCTTCCTCCAGAGGAGCTCTTGTTCACTGAGCTGCACACACACGAGGCAGGTTCTACAAAGAAGGAAATAGCAGCACTGAAATCTCCAGAACAAAGGCTCAAATTAAGGTATGTATTGATAAACATCCCCAGGGAAGAAGGATATTAGGCAAGGACTCTTTTATGTCCTTGGGAGAAAAGCAAAGGGAGGGCCAAGCTTTCAGAAGCTGGGCATGGGAGGTGAGTCGTTTTTTCATCTATGCGTGTCCTGGGTCCGCAAACCTGCAGATGTCTTAGTGGCTGCCTCTGGCTCTGACTGAGGGAAGCAAGCCATGCCATTTTCTCTGCAGGACAGTAGGAGGGAGTCAAAAGAGTGGGAAGGTAGATAAGAAAATACCTCTTACCACCAGGCATCTGGGAGGAGGCTGTAATTTTGCTGGCTACAAGGCTTCTGTCAGACAACCACCACTCGGGTACAAAATAGTCTAGAACTTGGAAGTCAGGTGGCCTGAACTCCAAAAGACTGGAGGGTTTTTACTCTCCCCACAAAATAGAAAGATATGGAAGGGATGAAGGGTTTGGAGGAGATGCATTTTTGAGGCCTGGCTCTATGGTCTTCCTCTCTGTGACGTTAGTCAATGGACTGATGCTCTCTGAGATTCAGATATAACCCGAActccagaaacagaaaggagctctgagTGCCTGTTTCACAGGGATTCAAGAGAAATAAACGAAGTCATGCGTCTGAAACGCCTGGCCCCCTGTGATAAATGGTGGACATTCTTAAAACTTCACTTGGATTTTACCGatgagagagtgtgggggaagTGTGGATTGGGGAGTCAGCAGGAAGGACCTGGGGAAGGAATGAGTTGAGGCCCCCTCTTACTCTAGGATATTCAGAGAGCAGAACAGAAGGAtgccaaactgaaaaaaaaaattttttttaaataactgcaaGACAAGTAGGAAGGAAGATGTAGGAGGAGAGACTGTTACTTTGAGAGATACTAGCCACCACAAAAAAGGCCCACCCTCATACTTCagaaagtatgtttttaaatttatttgggggTACATacttaaatgaaattaatatctttaaaaatggcTACCTTGGTTAGCATTTCAAATGATAGAAAGGTGGCCTAGTGGACAGGGGGGTCTGAATGTTCCGCAGCCAAACACCTTGGAAAGATAATGTCTAAATTGCAAGTTCCTTGAACGTATCTATCAGGCTGAGAATTATCATGTTTTCATTGTTGGGTCTTCCCTCGCATAAACAGAGCATACGTTTCCCTTTTAATCATGTCTTCTTTGTTACCCTTCAAcaaaattttacaatattttacaTAACTGAATTGCAGTTTTTATCACATTTATTCTTAGAAATCTTAGTAATTTTTGTGGCTGGTATGGTTTCGATGATCTTTTTCTGTTGGCCTTTTAAAATAGTTACGTATGGTGCTTATAAAAGCAGTAAACAGAAGGAACTGAACTTTTTAGAATAGCGTGGCTACCTTTCTAGAACAACAGAGCTGGGAGAAGAAAAGCAAGATAGGTAATGAGAGAAAGGACACCATTTGTGTAAGTCAACAGGGAGCACAAAacagtattatatattatttatgggTGCATTTAAGTCTGTAAAAGTACAGGGGGAAGCTATTCAGAATGAGCCATACCATACTGGTTTCAGTAATTGCCCCCAGGGTGTGGGGACTCGTTGTGCAGTTAAAGGGAGCTTTAGTTTCATCACTATTGCATTAGGCAGGCAgcctggaaggaagggagggaggaaggaaagaagggagggaggaaggaaggaaggaaggaaggaaggaaggaaggaaagaaggaaggaaggaaagaaggaaggaaggaaggaaggaaggaaggaaggaaggaaggaaaaaaggaaggaaggaaagaaggaaggaaggaaagaaggaaggaaggaaagaaggaaggaaggaaggaaggaaggaaggaaggaaggaaggagaaagaaaaaaaaaaagaaccaaaaggaaaCCTGGCAATATGTTAGCAATTGCTTATTCTGGGTGGCGGCACGATaggtatttaaattttcttcataaattttgGCATTTCTGAGCCCAGCTAATCCCCACCCCCGTATTGGTCAGCTGAGGcggttttcaatttttaaaacatgttaatagaccttattttttagagaagctttaggtttacagaaaatttGGACAGAAAATATTGACAGCTCCCAAGTCGTTTTGGCCTGCCGTAACAATATAGCACAAGCTGGGGTGGCTCGAATGGCAGTTTATttcctcactgttctggaggACCGAAGTCTAAGGTCAAGGTGCTGACATGTTGAGTTCCTGGTAAaagccccttcctggcttgcaaaCAGCCAACCTTCTGTGTGTCCTCATGTATGACCTTTTCTCTGGGCATGagctgaggaagagagaggtctttcttcctcttcttataaggtcaCCAGTGCAAACAGATCAGGACCCAGCCCTTACAACATCATTTAACCTTAGTTACCTCCTgaagccctgtctccaaatatcatcacagagggaattagggcttcaacatacgggGGTACAATTCAGCCCTTAACATCCTGCTTTCTGGcttcccaaaattcatgtccttctCACGCACAGAATACAGCCACTCCACTCCAACAGCTCCCAAAGCCTTAACCCATTCCAGCCTCATTTCTAGATCCAAAGTCTTACCTGGATATCATCCAGATCAGGTATGGGAGAGACGAGGGGTGTGATTCATCCTGAGACAAAACTCCTGTCCCGCTGTGAACCTATGAAACCAGACAAGTTATGCGCTTCTAAAAGGCAGTGGTGGGACAGGCATAGGACAGACGGTCCCATTCCGCAGGGAACAAATCAGAAAGAAGAGCGAGATGGCGGGTCCCAGGCAAGCCCAAAAGTTGTAAGGCTCAAGAATAATCTCCTTTGGGcgctctgccctccctgcccaccaggTGGCAGCGTCATCTCAGGGCCCCAGGCTGTGGCCTCACCCCGCCCCATGGCACTGGGCGGGGTTGGCCTCCAAACAGCCCTGGCCCTCCATCGGGGCAGGTGGCCTGATGACTTCTCCATCTTCAGGGACGTCCCTCCCTTTTCTTGAAGGATAAAATGTACTCACAGGCACATGGCTCTCTTGTCCTAACCCGTAGAATCTTAGAAGTCCAAGGgggttggttttcttttgttctgtctcTGCAGCTTTTGTCCAAACTGGCAGTGTCTCTACCCCTGGCTGCTGGTGAACCGGCTGGTTGACTCCGCGGGTGATCTCTGTGTGGGGTGATTGCCCAGCCACACCTGAGGCGTGCTCTCCAGAAACAACTCCTCATTTTTGCCCTATGGACGGGCTGAGAGTTTTCCAAATCTTCAGGCTTTGATTCCCCTTTAACAACTCCTTCAGCTTACCTCTCTCCCCTGCCATTTTACCGGAAGCCGCACAGAGAGCCCAGGCTGCCCCCAGCCAAACATCCAGCCTTATTGTTCGCAAGCTCTACCATCCACAAGAGCCAACTTCTACCCGTTTTCTGTTCACGATGATACGTGTGTTCTCTGAGGTGAGGGAAGCTCTCTCTCCGGCCTCCTCCCTTCCTGCGGAGCCCTCGGCATGATCACCTTTACTATCCGAATTTCCACCAACAGTCCGCTCAAGGCAGCCTCGGCTTTTTCTAGCTTGTGCCTCGGGACGCCTGCCTTCCACGCACTTCCaaagcttaaacaacagaaattacccTCGTCATGGTCCCGGAGGTGAGAGGTCCAAGATCAGGGTTGGTTGCCGGGgagacctctcttcctggcttgtttCCTGGCTTGCAACCAGCCAGCTTCTTGGTGTGCCCTCACACGGTCTTTTCCCCGTGCacgaagagagagaaagagagagacggctTGAGTGCCTGGGTGCCTCTTCTTCGTATAAGGACACCAGGCCTATGGATTAGGGCCCCGCCTTTATGATATCGCTGAACTATAATTATCGCCCTAATGGCTCATCTCCAAAGATGGCATTGGTGGTGTCTTGGCCAGTTCGGGGCTATTATAACAGAAAACCATAGAGGGGTGGTTTGTAAACAACAGGAATTTGTTTCTCACCTttctagaggctgggaaatgcAAACTCAGGTGAGAACCCTCTTCCAGGCTGCGGACAGCCAAGTCCTCCTTGGATCTCAtggctgagagcagagagaagcAAGCGGGCTCGTGATTCTTAGAAGGGCATTCACGCCATTCAccagggctctaccctcatgacctcatttaatccgGTTACTTCCCAAAGAACCCACTGCTTAATACCATCACGAGGTGGGGTAGGGCTTCAACGTATGcattttggggaggacacaaatgTTCAGTCCGTAACAGGACTTCAGGGCTTCAACATCTGAATGGGGCAGGGGTAGCGATGGTTACAATTCAGActgcattttgtaaataaaaatatttttaaggaacgAATCTCTCTTAGGTGCCTCTTTGACCTGGTCCTCCCGCCTCGATGGATTACACCCTGGAGCCCAATGTGACAACAGTAACTGACGACTACTATCCTGATATCTCGTCAAGCCCCTGCGATGGGGAACTTATCCAAAGGGATAACAAGTTGTTACTTGCCATCTTCTACTGTGTCTTGTTTGTATTCAGTCTTCTGGGGAACAGCCTGGTCATCCTGGTCCTCGTCACCTGCAAGAGGCTGAGGAGCATCACAGACATATACCTCTTGAACCTGGCCCTGTCGGACCTGCTTTTTGTCTTCACCTTCCCCTTCCAGACCCACTATCAGCTGGACCAGTGGGTGTTTGGGACTGCGATGTGCAAGCTGGTCTCCGGTTTCTATTACATCGGCTTCTTCAGCAGCATGTTCTTCATCACCCTCATGAGTGTGGACAGGTACCTGGCAGTTGTCCACGCTGTGTATGCCATGACAGTGAGGACGGCCAGAACGGGCACAGCCCTGAGTCTGGTCATGTGGCTGATTGCCGTCGCGGTCACCAGCCCGCTCCTGGTATTGTACCAAGTGGCCTCCGAAGACGGCGTTCTACAGTGTTACTCGTCTTACAGTCAGCAGACTCTGAAGTGGAAGATCTTCATCTACTTTGAGATTAACATCTTAGGTCTGCTGGTCCCATTCACCATCCTTATTTTCTGCTACGTGAGCATCCTGCACCAACTGAAGAGTTGCCAAAACCACAACAAGACCAAGGCCATCAAGCTGGTGCTCATTGTCGTGGTCGCTTCTTTGCTCTTCTGGGTCCCGTTCAACGTGGTCCTCTTCCTCACGTCCCTGTTCAACATGAAGATCTTGGACGGATGTGTCCTGAGCCAGCGGCTCATTTATGCCACCCATGTCACAGAAACCATCTCCTTCACTCACTGCTGCGTGAACCCTGTGATCTACGCTTTCATGGGCGAGAAGTTCAAGAAACACCTCTCAGAAATATTCCAGAAGAGCTGCGGCCACATCCTCCTCTACGCAGGAAGACGAatccccaggcagggctgggacaGGTCCTCCTCCTCTTGCCAGAACCCCTTGCGATCCTCCAGCATAGACTACATTTTGTGAGGAGGGGGCCCGGAAGcaggcctctgccttcctctctgctcttcctttaGGGGACACAAGTGATTTCAGGCTAGAGTCTGAGGCTATGTGAAGGGAGACTCTGAGAACCGGGGTTACGG
The DNA window shown above is from Neofelis nebulosa isolate mNeoNeb1 chromosome 5, mNeoNeb1.pri, whole genome shotgun sequence and carries:
- the CCR8 gene encoding C-C chemokine receptor type 8, coding for MDYTLEPNVTTVTDDYYPDISSSPCDGELIQRDNKLLLAIFYCVLFVFSLLGNSLVILVLVTCKRLRSITDIYLLNLALSDLLFVFTFPFQTHYQLDQWVFGTAMCKLVSGFYYIGFFSSMFFITLMSVDRYLAVVHAVYAMTVRTARTGTALSLVMWLIAVAVTSPLLVLYQVASEDGVLQCYSSYSQQTLKWKIFIYFEINILGLLVPFTILIFCYVSILHQLKSCQNHNKTKAIKLVLIVVVASLLFWVPFNVVLFLTSLFNMKILDGCVLSQRLIYATHVTETISFTHCCVNPVIYAFMGEKFKKHLSEIFQKSCGHILLYAGRRIPRQGWDRSSSSCQNPLRSSSIDYIL